The window TCTTGAAGCTATGGCCCCCCATCCTAATTCTGTCAGAGTAAGCATCAACCCATTCATACCAAAACCACACACACCATTCCAGTGGGCTGATTTCAGCCTCCAGGATGTGAAATCCAAGACCAAATATCTGAAGAAAAAATTAAAAAACAGACACTTCAAGGTGGAAAATCCCAATAAATCTCTGATACAATACATTTTGTCAATGGGAAACTCTAACTTAAGTGATGTTATTGAAGAATCATCCCAGAAAAAAATCTCCCTGGGAAGATGGAAAAAATTAACCCCACACTGGACTATGGAAAGTGAATTTCCCTGGAAAAATATAGATGTGGGAGTCACTGATGAATTTCTTTTAAATGAATATGAAAAAGCATTACATGGTGATACAACACCCTGGTGTGAGACTTTCGGATGTTACCAGTGTGGGGCTTGTCAGCAAATAAGATCATAATCATATCACCTTATTTATTAGATGATAATTAACTATAGATCATATTCTAAACTGTTAGATTCCCTCACAAAATAAAAATCATATTATAAAACCCCAAAATTATGGTAATTATCATGAAACCCGCTAAAAGAGTAGAGTCCCTTGATCTATCCGGAATACGGAAAATGTTCGATATGGTGGGAGAGGACTCCATCAACCTGGCACTGGGTGAACCTGACTTTGACACCCCACCCCACATACGTGAAGCAGTTAAAGAAGCCTTAGAGGAAGGATTCACCCATTACACTGGTAACACCGGGATCATTGAACTGCGGGAAGCTATTTCCCATAAATTACGGACTGAAAACCATATCCCCACCACCCCGGAATCAGTTATAGTTACGGTGGGGGCCAGTGGAGCATTATACTCCAGTGTCAATGCACTTGTAGAAGAAGGAAATGAAGTTATCATTCCTGATCCTGGTTTTGTGGCCTATGATGCCTGTGTAAAGATATCTGGTGGTAAATCTGTGCGGGCACACCTCAAGGATGAGAATGATTTCAGAATGATACCAGAAGATGTGCTGGAACAGGTCACCCCCCGTACCAAGGTCATTATAATGAATTCACCGGGTAATCCTACTGGTGGTGTACTGGAAAAGGAAGATGTTAAGGGTTTGGCTGATATTGCTGATGATCATAACCTGATCCTGATTTCTGATGAGATCTATGAAAAGATCATCTATGGAAAAAAACATTACAGCCCAGCAAGTTACTCTGATAATGTTATAACCATTAATGGGTTTTCCAAGACTTATGCCATGACTGGTTTCCGCATAGGATACCTATCAGCGCCATTAAAATTAACGGAAGAACTCCTGAAAGTACACCAGTACACTGTTACCTGTGCCACTTCATTGTCCCAAAAAGCTGCCCTGGCAGCCCTTCAGGGACCCCAAGATGGTGTACAGAGAATGGCGGAGGAGTTTAAAAGAAGAAGGGATCTGGTGGTGGGCAGACTACGAGGTATGGGAATTGATTGCAAAAAACCGCAGGGAGCATTTTACGTCTTCCCCCCCATAGATAACCCTGAAAAGTTGGTAGAGGAAGCTCTTAAAAAGGATGTGGTGCTGGTTCCTGGAACCTCTTTCGGTAAGTATGGTGAAGGCCACTTCCGTATATCCTACGCAACTTCATACGAAGATCTAAAGGAAGCTATGGATCGTTTGGAATCCCTAGATTTCTGATGATACTCTAATTGATTTTTTAATCCCTACTTTCAAATCACCCTACTACTTTTTCTTTTAATCCCTAACTTTCCAATTATCCCATAATCATTTTCCATTTAATTCCCTACTTTTTAATCACCCCATAATTATTTTTCTATTTTTTCCAATGTTAGACTAGCCTAGAAGAATTAGATGAATCTAACATTATTTTTAAAGGAATTAGGCTTTCCTAACACGTTAATTGAGGGAAAAAGATATATATAGCCTCCTTCATATCTACATAAACTCAATAAGGAAATCTCATACCCCCCAGGAAGGTAAACATTTTGGCAAACGAACTAGACATAGAAAAAATCAAAGGTCTTTCACAGGAGGAAGCTGCCCTTAAAATAAGAGAAGAAGGATACAACGAGCTTCCCTCCGCTGATAAAAGATCAGTTCTAACCATTGTTCTGGAAGTGGTTCGTGAACCCATGTTCCTCCTGTTGATTGCCTGTGGTATCATTTACCTGGTTTTAGGAGATCTGGAGGAAGCACTGATGCTTTTAGGCTTTGTTTTTGTGATTATGGGCATTACATTTTATCAGGAACGCAAAACTGAACGCACTCTGGATGCCCTGCGGGATCTTTCCAGTCCCCGTGCTCTGGT is drawn from Methanobacterium petrolearium and contains these coding sequences:
- a CDS encoding pyridoxal phosphate-dependent aminotransferase, whose protein sequence is MMKPAKRVESLDLSGIRKMFDMVGEDSINLALGEPDFDTPPHIREAVKEALEEGFTHYTGNTGIIELREAISHKLRTENHIPTTPESVIVTVGASGALYSSVNALVEEGNEVIIPDPGFVAYDACVKISGGKSVRAHLKDENDFRMIPEDVLEQVTPRTKVIIMNSPGNPTGGVLEKEDVKGLADIADDHNLILISDEIYEKIIYGKKHYSPASYSDNVITINGFSKTYAMTGFRIGYLSAPLKLTEELLKVHQYTVTCATSLSQKAALAALQGPQDGVQRMAEEFKRRRDLVVGRLRGMGIDCKKPQGAFYVFPPIDNPEKLVEEALKKDVVLVPGTSFGKYGEGHFRISYATSYEDLKEAMDRLESLDF